Proteins co-encoded in one Pseudophryne corroboree isolate aPseCor3 chromosome 1, aPseCor3.hap2, whole genome shotgun sequence genomic window:
- the LOC134890320 gene encoding paraneoplastic antigen Ma1 homolog, whose amino-acid sequence MNQYTSSEAFDWCTRKGVTPERSFVLCGDLTDITDGTIMTEMLFLFGIKQPKISDRQFRENGELCAVLITTSQDLESELLPKVVAVRSNPERRWKIIWPEKEGSERAAEPLIVGDMSFTARRDPSAAVGEGSQSQGIEEKLWNQLEVIADKVVHQLERWHYEGSYRRLRIFSGMLPVPTGEEPYEAWREAAIQQSEEWHCPDHIKKQRIVESLRGPAMGIIQATRKSNPEATVADYFQALEYTYGTLVDVGDLVARFNHTYQETGEKLSQYVYRLDKIIHKIIDKGGLSPAEVNSSRLKQVIRGALTTDPVAQRLRCTALLLGIPTLNDLIKEITQEEALIANREKTHAKAIKVVVPSPETQGSRDDKLLTLVEEQNKKMDQLILALNQRMAPSNVASRNSIRGINNGRGHFRRGGDFTSRRCFRCGQLGHRAVNCPLGWGTSEVGTNGQLDNASIQGKDSGRLAGPSPSPRN is encoded by the coding sequence ATGAATCAATATACAAGTAGTGAAGCATTTGATTGGTGCACAAGGAAGGGAGTGACTCCCGAAAGGAGTTTTGTATTGTGTGGGGATCTCACAGACATCACTGACGGAACAATTATGACAGAGATGTTATTCCTTTTTGGGATAAAACAACCAAAGATTTCTGATAGGCAATTTAGGGAAAACGGAGAGTTGTGTGCTGTATTAATAACTACCAGTCAAGACTTAGAGTCTGAGTTGTTACCTAAGGTGGTGGCTGTGAGATCGAACCCTGAACGCAGATGGAAAATTATATGGCCTGAAAAGGAAGGCAGTGAAAGAGCTGCTGAACCATTAATTGTGGGTGACATGTCTTTTACGGCTAGACGAGATCCCTCTGCAGCTGTGGGAGAAGGTAGTCAATCACAGGGTATTGAGGAAAAGTTATGGAATCAGTTAGAAGTTATAGCTgataaagtagtacatcaattAGAAAGATGGCATTATGAGGGTAGTTATAGGCGATTGAGGATTTTCTCAGGAATGCTTCCTGTACCTACTGGCGAGGAACCgtatgaggcctggagggaggcagCTATACAGCAGTCTGAGGAGTGGCATTGCCCTGATCATATAAAGAAGCAAAGGATTGTAGAAAGTTTACGGGGACCCGCTATGGGAATCATTCAGGCCACTAGGAAAAGTAATCCTGAGGCCACTGTGGCTGATTACTTCCAGGCCTTGGAATACACCTATGGGACATTGGTAGATGTAGGTGATTTGGTTGCTAGATTCAACCATACTTATCAAGAGACAGGGGAGAAGTTGTCACAGTATGTGTATAGATTGGATAAAATAATCCATAAAATTATAGATAAAGGAGGATTATCTCCTGCTGAGGTTAATAGTAGTAGGTTGAAACAAGTAATTCGAGGAGCTTTAACAACTGACCCTGTGGCTCAGCGTTTACGGTGTACCGCTCTATTATTAGGAATCCCCAcccttaatgatttaattaaggAGATTACCCAGGAGGAAGCTTTAATCGCCAATAGGGAAAAAACCCATGCCAAAGCCATAAAAGTAGTAGTACCCTCCCCTGAAACTCAAGGATCAAGGGATGACAAGTTACTTACTTTGgtagaggaacaaaataaaaaaatggaccagCTTATTCTGGCTCTAAATCAAAGGATGGCACCTTCCAATGTAGCTTCCCGTAATTCTATTAGGGGAATTAATAACGGTAGGGGACATTTTAGAAGAGGTGGAGATTTTACATCAAGAAGGTGTTTCCGATGTGGACAGCTAGGGCATAGGGCCGTGAACTGTCCCTTAGGCTGGGGTACTTCTGAAGTGGGAACTAATGGTCAGTTAGATAATGCTTCCATTCAGGGAAAAGACAGTGGGAGGCTGGCGGGCCCCTCGCCGTCTCCCAGAAATTAG